The following coding sequences are from one Mytilus trossulus isolate FHL-02 chromosome 8, PNRI_Mtr1.1.1.hap1, whole genome shotgun sequence window:
- the LOC134681130 gene encoding thioredoxin-related transmembrane protein 2-B-like: MDSLHSAYLSAKPILVPHYITNIILSISYILLKTLPPVCELLFEDCSLDLKEWEMLTFLGCIIVMKNRKQAAARQYISTVCLFAKVLAGYMFFKTNSAYGIIFAVFCLVQMIVFPEPVYRGPEQITYFRGPHLEEELERDKRVTWVITFFAAWSPPCVSFTSVFAELSNDYSLENLKFGKIDVAKFPDVGQRFNIDSGSFSKQLPTLILFRDGKEEMRKPFISPKGTVVRYSFVKESIIRDFEMSTVYKKCKDNPLKSRKLKEKKEN; encoded by the exons ATGGACTCGCTACACTCTGCATATTTATCAGCGAAACCAATTTTGGTGCCACATTATATCACGAACATAATATTAAGCATTTCTTACATATTACTAAAGACTCTTCCTCCTGTATGCGAATTGTTATTTGAAGATTGCAGTTTAGATTTG aAAGAATGGGAAATGTTAACATTCCTTGGTTGTATAATTGTAATGAAGAACAGAAAACAAG cGGCAGCAAGACAGTACATCAGCACTGTGTGTTTATTTGCTAAAGTATTAGCTGGTTATATGTTCTTCAAGACCAACTCAGCCTACGGTATCAtatttgcagttttttgtttaG TGCAGATGATTGTCTTCCCAGAACCTGTATACAGAGGGCCTGAACAGATAACATACTTCAGAGGACCTCATCTTGAG gaaGAATTAGAGAGAGACAAGAGAGTTACATGGGTTATAACATTTTTTGCTGCCTGGTCTCCTCCATGTGTATCTTTTACTTCTGTTTTTGCTGAATTATCAAATGA cTACAGtttagaaaatttgaaatttggtaaaatagatGTTGCAAAGTTTCCAGATGTTGGACAAAG GTTTAATATTGATAGTGGATCATTCTCCAAACAATTACCAACACTCATATTGTTCAGAGATGGCAAAGAAGAAATGAGGAAGCCATTTATTTCACCGAAGGGAACTGTTGTAAGGTACAGTTTTGTCAAG GAGAGCATCATTAGAGATTTTGAAATGTCCACAGTTTACAAGAAATGTAAAGATAATCCACTGAAGTCCAGAAAACTTAAGGAGAAGAAAGAAAATTGA